The sequence ATACTTGTTTTGAGATATATCCGTCATGATTTTTGAATAAATGTCATGGCATAGGTAGATTTAAGAAATCTTATTGAGCCATTGGCATTATGTTTTCTAGGACAAAAAAGATGAGTTAGCTAATTACATAAAAATGAGGAGGGAAAAACATGAATACTTCATATCTTTCCTTGGAAGGAAAAGTTGCCCTAGTAACCGGAGGGAGCAGAGGTATCGGCAAAGCTATTGCCTTAACTTTGGCCGACGCAGGCGCTGATGTGGTGGTTAGCAGCCGTAAACTTGAAGATTTGAAATTAGTGGCCAATGAAATCCGCGGAATGGGTAGACGAGCGCTGGCAGTAACAGCTCATGGTCGTGAAAGTGAAGATATTCGTAATCTAGTAGAAACCATTAAGAATGAGTTTGGCAGGATTGACATTTTGGTGAATAATGCGGCAACTAATCCAGCCATGGGCCCTATTGTGGATATGGAAGAAAGGATGTATGATCAAATCATGGATACGAATCTTAAAGGTTATACCCTCCTTAGCCAGTTAGCGGCAAAATGTATGATTAGCCATAGTGGGGGGGCCATCGTGAATATTGCTTCCATTCTTGGGGTAACTCCTGGGTACGGGTTGGGATTATACAGTATCAGCAAGGCTGCAATTATCATGCTGACAAAGTCTATGGCTAAGGAGCTGGGAGAACATAATATTCGAGTTAATGGAATCGCTCCGGGATATGTTCAAACCACTTTCAGTAAGGCGTTATGGAGTAATGAAGCAATGATGAAGGAGAAACTTAAGGATATCCCCTTGAAAAGAATCGCTCAGCCAGAAGAAGTGGGCAGAACAGTTCTTTATTTGGTCTCTGAAGCGTCTGCGTATGTGACAGGCCAAACCATCATCATGGATGGTGGAGCGTCTATTTAGCTAGGATCTTACATAAAAAAAATATAGGTGGTGTCAGTGTGATTAACCAGATTATTAACAAACAGCATCAAGAAATTAAGCAGATTATTAGAGAATTAAGAGAGGATATCTATGAAGAAAGTGAAGTTTCCGCAAATTCTTTATGGATTGCCCTTAAGATTGGAACCTTAAACGGTATTATGCAGATGCACCTTAAATATGAGGACGATTACTTATACCCTGCATTGTTAAATGATAAAGAGAATGAAAAGCTAAGTGATATTGTAAGTAAATTCGTTGAGGAAATGGGAGATCTCGCCCAAGTATTCAAGGATTATCAGCAAAAATATCTAAGACACCCGGAAGATATTAAACAAAATACTAAAGAGTTTGTCAACGATACAAAACAGATTTTAGACGCCATAGCTGTTCGTGTAGATTGTGAGGAAGAAGAACTGTTTAAAACTATTATGTAGTAGGATTGAACGAAGGAGTAAATCCTGAGAAATCCTATCCTTATATTTGATTGTGAAGATTATTATCAGAACGGATGGTCGTATAGAGTAAATTAGGGGCTGTACTATGAAGTACAGCCCCTAATTAAGCATTTAATATATAATGATGTTTTTAGTTGGAGTAAAGGCCCTATTAGAGCATAAATAGCATTTCAGCATAAGTGGGGAGAGGCCAGAGTTCAGCATCAACAAGTGTCTCCAGTTTATCTCCGTCAACTCTTAGTGCTCCCATAGCTTTAAAGACAACATCTCGATAATATACTGCTTGCTCATAGGCTTCGGACATATTTGTTGCTTCTAAAGTAACGCTTTCAAGTGTGCTCAAATTGGAATTAAAGGATACTAAGGTTGAGCATAGTCCAATGAGGAGGTTTTCTTGGACAGAGACATCGACAGCACTGGAAGCAGCTTTAATTGCATTAATTGAATTTGCCAGTTCTGTGGAATATTTGACGGCAGCAGGAATGATCTTATGTTTAGCCATATCAATCATTGTCAGTGCCTCAATGTTAATCTGTTTTGAATACTGCTCTAAGTTGATTTCATAACGTGATTCTAATTCAGTTTTATTTAATACTTCGTGTTTTCCGTATAATTCAATGGTAGATTCACGAAGTAAAACCAGTGCGGCATCAACGGTAGAGGTAATATTAGGAAGACCGCGTTTAGCTGCTTCTGCTACCCACTCTTCAGAATAGCCGTTGCCATCAAAGAGGATCCGACTATGATTCATGGCAGTTTCCTTAAGAAGTTGCTGTAAAGTTTGATCAAAGTTCTCAGCATTTTCTAAGCGATCTGCAAATTGCGAGAAGACTTCAGCAAAGATTGTATTGAGTACTACGTTAGGTCCGGAAATAGATTGAGAAGATGCTACCATTCTGAATTCGAATTT comes from Desulfosporosinus meridiei DSM 13257 and encodes:
- a CDS encoding hemerythrin domain-containing protein — protein: MINQIINKQHQEIKQIIRELREDIYEESEVSANSLWIALKIGTLNGIMQMHLKYEDDYLYPALLNDKENEKLSDIVSKFVEEMGDLAQVFKDYQQKYLRHPEDIKQNTKEFVNDTKQILDAIAVRVDCEEEELFKTIM
- a CDS encoding glucose 1-dehydrogenase; this encodes MNTSYLSLEGKVALVTGGSRGIGKAIALTLADAGADVVVSSRKLEDLKLVANEIRGMGRRALAVTAHGRESEDIRNLVETIKNEFGRIDILVNNAATNPAMGPIVDMEERMYDQIMDTNLKGYTLLSQLAAKCMISHSGGAIVNIASILGVTPGYGLGLYSISKAAIIMLTKSMAKELGEHNIRVNGIAPGYVQTTFSKALWSNEAMMKEKLKDIPLKRIAQPEEVGRTVLYLVSEASAYVTGQTIIMDGGASI